One Maribacter cobaltidurans genomic window carries:
- a CDS encoding efflux RND transporter periplasmic adaptor subunit, whose translation MKTETKKIIKVAASTLVLGLLFGWLLFGGSENNKTDEHQHTEEEIAGETIWTCSMHPQIRQNEPGDCPICGMDLIPLGDDNDSELDPMVISMSPTAMQLANVSTAVVGKTKPIKLLKLNGKVEADERSVYSQSSHIPGRIERLMVNFTGENVNQGQVIASIYSPDLVNAQEELFEARKIVETQPQLFDAAKEKLKNWKLSDKQIVQILESGIVKEELPIHADVSGYVTEKMVNLGDYVNKGKALYQIANLYNIWVLFDVYESDMAWVKKDDEVSFTIPSLPGETFKGRISYIDPVINPMTRVAKARVEINNKGLKLKPEMFVSGTVEAKLPIKSDAIVVPKTAVMWTGQRSVVYVKNTSAKGVNFMMREVTLGPGLGNGFVVNKGLDDGDEIAINGTFSIDAAAQLAGKPSMMNPEGGPAMTGHNHGGMNMGDTPNSKVESKKSVLKKITIGQNAKDALQPLFTNYIDMKEALTKDDMEGAKTAGAKILKTLEGVNMSLYTGDSHNVWMGLSSDLKNTLQHVQHFKTLEDIRKPFQQVSSTMIDLEKTFSPYNKSLYVMHCPMANNNKGADWLSTTKEVKNPYYGEAMLTCGEVKEEIQ comes from the coding sequence ATGAAAACAGAAACAAAAAAAATCATAAAAGTGGCCGCATCTACCCTGGTTTTAGGCTTGTTGTTCGGGTGGCTATTGTTTGGAGGTTCAGAAAACAATAAAACAGATGAGCACCAACATACGGAAGAAGAAATAGCTGGAGAAACCATCTGGACCTGTTCCATGCATCCGCAGATCAGACAAAATGAACCAGGTGACTGCCCCATCTGTGGGATGGACTTAATTCCTTTGGGAGACGATAATGATTCAGAATTGGATCCCATGGTCATAAGCATGTCGCCAACAGCCATGCAGCTTGCCAACGTTTCAACAGCCGTAGTGGGCAAGACCAAGCCCATAAAGTTGCTTAAATTAAACGGCAAGGTTGAAGCCGATGAGCGGTCTGTATATTCCCAGTCATCCCATATACCTGGACGTATAGAAAGACTTATGGTCAATTTTACAGGTGAGAATGTAAACCAAGGGCAGGTGATTGCTTCCATTTACTCCCCAGATTTGGTAAACGCCCAGGAAGAGCTTTTTGAAGCGAGAAAGATTGTTGAGACCCAGCCACAGCTTTTTGATGCCGCAAAGGAAAAATTAAAAAACTGGAAACTATCTGATAAGCAAATCGTACAAATCCTCGAATCTGGTATTGTTAAAGAAGAACTACCCATACATGCCGATGTTTCGGGCTATGTAACCGAAAAAATGGTAAACCTTGGCGACTATGTCAACAAGGGCAAAGCATTATATCAAATTGCAAATCTTTATAATATTTGGGTATTATTCGATGTCTATGAATCGGATATGGCTTGGGTAAAAAAGGATGATGAGGTAAGTTTTACTATCCCTTCTTTACCAGGGGAAACCTTTAAAGGTCGCATTTCTTATATTGACCCGGTAATCAATCCCATGACAAGGGTAGCAAAGGCCAGGGTGGAAATCAACAACAAAGGTTTAAAACTAAAGCCTGAAATGTTCGTTTCTGGCACGGTGGAAGCGAAATTGCCGATAAAATCAGATGCTATCGTAGTTCCCAAAACCGCTGTGATGTGGACAGGACAGCGTTCTGTAGTATATGTTAAGAATACATCTGCAAAAGGTGTGAATTTTATGATGCGCGAAGTAACTTTAGGACCCGGTTTGGGGAATGGTTTCGTGGTAAACAAAGGCTTGGATGATGGGGACGAAATAGCCATTAACGGAACATTCAGTATTGATGCCGCAGCACAATTAGCGGGTAAGCCTAGTATGATGAATCCTGAGGGTGGTCCTGCAATGACGGGGCATAATCATGGGGGTATGAATATGGGTGACACTCCTAATTCTAAAGTGGAGTCTAAAAAATCAGTTCTAAAAAAAATAACAATTGGGCAGAATGCAAAAGATGCGCTTCAACCTCTTTTTACAAATTACATTGATATGAAAGAGGCTCTAACCAAAGATGATATGGAAGGCGCAAAAACGGCAGGAGCAAAAATATTAAAGACTTTGGAAGGGGTTAACATGTCCTTGTACACAGGAGATTCACACAATGTTTGGATGGGGTTGAGCAGCGATTTAAAAAACACGCTTCAACATGTTCAGCATTTCAAAACGCTGGAAGACATTCGAAAACCTTTCCAACAGGTATCCAGTACTATGATTGATTTGGAAAAGACATTTAGTCCTTATAACAAATCGTTATATGTGATGCACTGCCCAATGGCGAACAACAATAAGGGAGCCGATTGGTTGAGTACAACAAAAGAAGTAAAGAATCCCTACTACGGAGAAGCAATGCTTACTTGTGGAGAAGTAAAAGAAGAAATACAATGA
- a CDS encoding multicopper oxidase domain-containing protein — MKTKLTLLFLVAITTGVFAQVVQVAEGNIYNLPVREHTITLREATVNKAGKNVMGMTVNGTIPGPTLEFTEGEYAVIYVKNEMSEETSVHWHGLLLPNFYDGVPYLTTPPIEPGHTQKYEFPIKQSGTYWYHSHTMLQEQSGVYGSIVIHPKEQLLEYDKELVLMLSDWTNEKPMNVLRNLKRGNEWYGIRKGTATPLNRVIKRGAMGAQLNFWRQRMEGADIADVYYPAFLINGEESIEYPEFKPGEKVRLRIIDGGASTSFWMTFGGGDPLLISADGLDVVPVKKNKTFIGIAETYDFIVTIPEKGKIEFRITAQDGSGTASAFLGTGDVLPAEIVPRPDKIGMMQKMAKMDMKMGAHALKYRPKKDERYKMKEEYGMQMDKMQGMDMGNSEMKDDDMKNMDHSKMQGMEMKKDSIKQDKMEGMKRDDMNMEMPKDTTAIDHTKMKGMAMNMQKDTIRMDTMAGMKMEGMDLFSEYNYDYLKSPEITTYDKDVPVKEILLNLTGNMNRYIWSMNGVPLSEADKIKINNREVTRIIFNNLTMMHHPMHLHGHFFRVLNENGEYSPLKHTVNVPPMQKVTIEFYGNNGDEYGDWFFHCHILYHMMGGMARVVSYDTPRDPRMKGYPVSNLIAETNKYYTWGMVDAASHTTALNIISSNIRNQFNASFEYGWNKNLEAEATYEYYLHDYLRVFGGVNIENETRKSLDQFKTTAVVGVRYLTPYLFALDARIDNELRPRIGLGRSIMLFPRFSVFGYYEYQIDLGFVNDLPANKDFTSETVWSAGAEYFLSRNVSLMGSYDNRFGGGGGLSVRF, encoded by the coding sequence ATGAAAACAAAATTAACATTATTATTTCTAGTTGCAATAACTACTGGTGTTTTTGCACAAGTAGTGCAAGTAGCAGAAGGTAATATATACAACCTTCCTGTTAGAGAACATACTATAACTTTGCGTGAAGCAACTGTAAATAAAGCAGGAAAAAATGTTATGGGAATGACCGTTAACGGTACTATCCCAGGGCCAACTTTAGAATTTACTGAAGGAGAATACGCGGTTATTTACGTAAAAAATGAAATGAGCGAAGAAACTTCTGTGCATTGGCATGGTTTGTTATTACCTAATTTTTATGATGGCGTACCCTATTTAACAACACCACCCATAGAACCTGGGCATACACAGAAATACGAATTTCCTATAAAACAATCTGGAACCTATTGGTACCATTCACATACAATGTTGCAAGAACAAAGTGGTGTTTATGGTTCTATAGTCATTCATCCAAAAGAACAACTATTGGAGTACGACAAAGAATTGGTCTTGATGTTGTCTGATTGGACCAACGAAAAACCAATGAATGTACTTCGCAATCTTAAACGAGGCAATGAATGGTACGGCATTAGAAAAGGAACGGCTACCCCATTGAACCGAGTAATTAAACGAGGTGCCATGGGAGCGCAATTAAACTTTTGGAGACAGCGAATGGAAGGTGCCGATATAGCCGATGTGTATTATCCTGCCTTTTTAATTAACGGCGAAGAAAGTATTGAGTATCCTGAATTTAAACCCGGTGAGAAAGTTAGATTAAGGATTATAGATGGAGGGGCTTCTACCTCTTTTTGGATGACTTTTGGAGGAGGAGACCCACTTTTAATTTCGGCTGATGGTCTTGATGTTGTGCCTGTTAAAAAGAACAAAACGTTCATAGGTATTGCAGAAACCTACGATTTTATTGTAACCATTCCAGAAAAAGGAAAAATTGAATTTAGAATTACGGCACAGGATGGTTCTGGTACGGCTTCAGCCTTTCTTGGAACCGGCGACGTGCTTCCTGCAGAGATTGTTCCGAGACCAGATAAGATTGGCATGATGCAGAAAATGGCAAAGATGGACATGAAAATGGGTGCACATGCATTAAAATATCGCCCTAAAAAAGATGAACGCTATAAAATGAAGGAAGAATATGGGATGCAGATGGATAAGATGCAAGGAATGGACATGGGTAATTCCGAAATGAAAGATGATGATATGAAAAATATGGATCATTCAAAAATGCAGGGCATGGAGATGAAGAAAGATTCCATAAAACAAGACAAGATGGAAGGCATGAAAAGGGATGACATGAACATGGAAATGCCAAAGGACACAACGGCCATAGACCATACGAAAATGAAAGGTATGGCAATGAATATGCAAAAAGATACCATCAGAATGGATACCATGGCTGGGATGAAAATGGAAGGAATGGATTTGTTTTCAGAATACAATTACGATTATTTGAAGTCGCCCGAAATAACCACCTATGATAAGGATGTTCCAGTTAAGGAAATATTGCTGAACCTTACCGGAAATATGAACCGTTATATCTGGAGCATGAACGGGGTGCCATTGTCTGAGGCGGATAAAATAAAAATAAATAACAGGGAAGTTACCCGTATAATATTCAATAACCTTACCATGATGCACCACCCCATGCACCTGCACGGGCATTTCTTCAGAGTACTTAATGAAAATGGAGAGTACTCACCATTAAAGCACACGGTAAATGTACCACCAATGCAAAAGGTAACCATTGAGTTTTATGGTAATAATGGCGACGAGTATGGTGATTGGTTTTTCCATTGTCATATTTTATATCACATGATGGGTGGTATGGCAAGGGTAGTATCTTATGATACACCAAGAGACCCAAGAATGAAAGGATATCCAGTTTCAAATTTGATAGCCGAAACTAACAAATACTATACTTGGGGTATGGTTGATGCTGCTTCGCATACAACGGCTCTCAATATTATAAGCTCCAATATTAGAAATCAATTTAATGCTTCTTTTGAATATGGATGGAACAAAAATTTAGAGGCCGAGGCAACCTACGAATATTACCTACACGATTATTTACGTGTTTTTGGAGGTGTAAATATTGAAAATGAAACCCGTAAAAGTCTTGACCAATTTAAAACAACCGCAGTGGTTGGGGTTCGCTATTTAACACCTTATTTATTTGCACTCGATGCCAGAATTGATAATGAATTACGACCGAGAATTGGATTGGGGAGAAGCATTATGCTGTTCCCAAGATTTTCCGTTTTTGGCTATTATGAGTACCAAATAGATTTAGGATTTGTAAATGACTTACCTGCAAATAAAGACTTCACTTCAGAAACAGTTTGGAGTGCAGGTGCAGAATATTTTTTATCGAGAAACGTATCCCTTATGGGCAGCTATGACAACCGTTTTGGTGGAGGTGGTGGGCTATCCGTGAGATTTTAA